The stretch of DNA GCGAAATACTTTCTTTTGTTACTTTTTTGAGATCAATCACAGTAGTATTCACTATAGTTAAAACTTAAAACATAGGGTGCTAGAAGAATTAGTTTAGCTGTGCCTACAAGTATTCTTTGTCTCATGGTTATACTTTCGGGTATGCCAGGCAATGTTCTTTTTCACCGATATCAGTAACGAATTCTCCTTACAGAATCTAGAAAAAAAATCCACTACATATATTTATATATGCAGCCAAACGCAGCTCCAGTTCAGGCTCTTAATTTCATTTTTGAACATGAAACAGGTGGTTCCCAACACATGAACGTGCCACTGCTGTCGGCCTTTCCATGGGAGGATTCCATCTTGGGAATGTCGTAAGCTTCCTAGCAACACCGATCATCATGTCACATATAGGCCTCGCCAGAACATTTGCCTTCTTCGCATCACTTGGTTACTTGTGGATCTCTGTATGGCTGTTGAATGTAGAAAGTGACCCTATAGACAGCCGCACTATAAGAAAATCTGAGCTGCAACTTATTCTAGCTGGACGAAGTAAATCAAAAGTCAAAGGCAGCAAATCACCATCCTTAAGACAAGTGTTCTCAAAGATGGAAATGTGGGCCATCATTATAGCTGATGTTATAAATAAGTGGGTATGAATGACTGACCAGCATAATTAATATTTTGTGAAACTATGTCTATAGATATTAACATCTGCAAATTCAAATACCATGCAGGGCTATTTTGTCCTACTATCATGGATGCCGGTGTACTTCAAAACGGTATGTCATCTAAGCTTCTAAAATCATTCTAATAGGTCTGCCTTACAACTCTACCATATGTTGTTGTTTCTTACAATTATCCCAAACAGGTATATAATGTGAATTTGAAACAAGTTGCATGGTTTAGCTCCATACCTTGGGGCGTCATGGCTCTATCAGGATATGTTGCAGGAGCTTCTGCAGATTTAATTATCAAATCCGGCTTATCTATTGGGCGAGTCCGGAAAATTATGCAGTCAATTGGTTTTATTGGGCCAGGTGTGTCATTGCTATGTTTAAGATTTGCCCAAACACCGTCGGTCGCGGCAGTTATCATGACCGCTGCCTTGGGTTTGAATTCCTGCAGTCAAGCTGGTTACTTCTGTAATATACAGGTAACTACTGTTCATGTTTCCTCATATCGTATCCTGATCATATCATCTCTACCCAGTGCCTGTTCTTCTTTCGGATCAGTAGCTCCATTAACAATCTGAATGTGTTTCCATTATTTTCCATCAGGACATTGCCCCTACATACGCTGGATCCCTACATGGTATGTTCACAAACCTTTTTGATAGCATCAGTAGACAACAAGATCCATATTTTTCTGCATTGATGAATTTATTGTTCAGCCCTTATATCTGGCATCTCTTGTCCTGCTTGAACAGGACTGACGAACGGCATCGGAACGGTGGCTGCCATAGTTAGCACGGTAGGAGCAGGATACTTCATCCAGTGGCTGGGATCTTTCCAGGCCTTCCTCACCCTAACGGCGGTGCTCTATTTCAGCGCCATCGTCTTCTACAACATCTA from Triticum urartu cultivar G1812 unplaced genomic scaffold, Tu2.1 TuUngrouped_contig_869, whole genome shotgun sequence encodes:
- the LOC125531980 gene encoding probable anion transporter 2, chloroplastic is translated as MASVRSCVSIKPAAGPARNRSARVGATTLEPTRLQISADSSSSSGSAADGCGKGVGYAVSSSGRVNGVAGMVGDGGRARRRGGGEVVPTCSAMEGVSHGAVAAAVPSLPALPERAKLVALVAAVMLLCNADRVVMSVAIVAMLQSSYLWGYVLSSMVGGALADRYGGKKVMAGAAALWSLATFLTPWAASQSAIMLLAIRVLFGLAQGVAFPTMSTLLPKWFPTHERATAVGLSMGGFHLGNVVSFLATPIIMSHIGLARTFAFFASLGYLWISVWLLNVESDPIDSRTIRKSELQLILAGRSKSKVKGSKSPSLRQVFSKMEMWAIIIADVINKWGYFVLLSWMPVYFKTVYNVNLKQVAWFSSIPWGVMALSGYVAGASADLIIKSGLSIGRVRKIMQSIGFIGPGVSLLCLRFAQTPSVAAVIMTAALGLNSCSQAGYFCNIQDIAPTYAGSLHGLTNGIGTVAAIVSTVGAGYFIQWLGSFQAFLTLTAVLYFSAIVFYNIYATGDLIFD